The uncultured Desulfuromusa sp. genome has a segment encoding these proteins:
- a CDS encoding 3'-5' exonuclease — MLKLILKGFTGKKKETADPLLAYVVDACSKIENRSSLKQKIQETSFCVLDLETTGLDMVNDVIINIGAVKLKKGKITKLFEAYTKPPIPIPAESTAFHGMVDAMFTDKPVIGEVLPELLQFIGDSVIVGHHINFDIRMLHRHLKELYSVGISNTVWLDTMFLYQMAHEDQKHQPLEHLLERYCVQCDQRHTALGDVVATAKVFVKIMKELPPSYETIGDLFRSQDEMRRKE; from the coding sequence ATGTTAAAATTAATTCTCAAGGGCTTTACCGGCAAAAAAAAGGAAACCGCCGATCCATTACTCGCATACGTCGTTGATGCCTGTAGCAAAATTGAAAACCGCTCATCCCTCAAACAAAAAATACAGGAAACCAGTTTCTGCGTTCTCGATCTGGAGACCACCGGACTGGATATGGTCAACGATGTCATTATCAATATTGGCGCGGTCAAGCTGAAAAAAGGCAAAATCACCAAACTGTTTGAAGCTTATACAAAACCACCGATTCCCATCCCGGCAGAGTCGACTGCATTTCACGGTATGGTTGACGCCATGTTTACAGATAAACCGGTCATCGGTGAAGTTCTACCGGAACTGCTTCAGTTCATAGGCGACAGTGTCATCGTCGGTCACCATATCAATTTCGATATCCGGATGTTGCATCGTCATTTGAAAGAACTTTATAGCGTCGGCATATCCAATACCGTCTGGCTGGACACGATGTTCCTTTATCAGATGGCTCATGAAGACCAGAAGCATCAACCATTGGAACACCTGCTGGAACGTTACTGCGTCCAGTGTGATCAACGCCATACGGCACTGGGAGATGTGGTCGCTACTGCCAAAGTTTTCGTAAAAATCATGAAAGAACTCCCCCCATCCTACGAAACGATAGGAGATTTATTCCGATCTCAAGATGAAATGCGCCGAAAGGAATAA
- a CDS encoding AMP-binding protein: MPEPVCKYDRKIISVDEYETLLQLETNELVDTLARKYLRWENPYQKTLDSSRAPFYRWFSDGKLDIWQNTIGKHLRTQRRNKAALMWVGVDGRERVYTYHSLAYEVERLAMALINLGVKKGDKVLIFTPNLPETIVTMLACAQIGAVHIIYHIAYSSESLAERLQDCQASYIVTADSCPQTSHMLKEKVNDALNKIDHQIKHCIVIERTGERVHMRPKRDLWYQDLITDEKYSRGAKVERVRDANDPLFMLYTSSKTKTAKAVVHSTAGFLMWAQFTTELLFDMDDRDIFWCTADLAWITGHTYGIYGPLSLGNTVFIYEGSISYENTSLFFDFLDRFHITRMFSNPALLRSVMRAKNSRRYEAKATNSLRLIGCGGGEIKEDLYHWVLHALPKQGEIPLVNIWGQTESGGSLMANVPGTMESKQNTRLRPLPGVKCSLVTKQGKTISDHDEPGFMVLTHPLPSLCTDLYGDTKAYQSIYWDKFKGKNYYSTGDEAIRNKDGSYILTGRSDIALSAGAGNRKINEVEAVILSHERVRECAVVFIDHPTYGYMLLAFCVLKSYKDESYNDESLQSIKEHIIEESGEIALPDAIRLTKFLPKTPDNEINRPLLKEISLQMEGL, encoded by the coding sequence ATGCCTGAACCCGTTTGTAAATATGATCGAAAAATTATTTCAGTTGACGAATACGAAACACTCCTGCAACTGGAAACAAACGAACTTGTCGATACTCTCGCACGCAAATACCTGCGGTGGGAGAATCCTTACCAGAAGACATTGGACTCATCACGAGCACCATTTTACCGCTGGTTTTCTGATGGGAAACTGGATATCTGGCAAAATACGATCGGTAAACATCTTCGCACCCAGAGACGCAATAAAGCCGCTCTGATGTGGGTTGGAGTCGATGGCCGGGAACGTGTCTATACCTACCATTCCCTGGCGTATGAGGTTGAACGCTTGGCAATGGCTTTGATTAACCTGGGAGTTAAAAAAGGGGACAAAGTCCTTATCTTCACACCCAACCTGCCGGAAACCATTGTGACCATGCTGGCTTGTGCCCAGATCGGTGCCGTCCACATCATCTATCATATCGCCTATTCTTCCGAATCTCTGGCCGAACGCCTGCAAGACTGTCAGGCCTCCTATATCGTCACCGCAGACAGCTGCCCGCAGACGTCCCACATGCTGAAAGAAAAAGTGAACGATGCATTAAACAAAATAGATCATCAAATTAAACATTGCATTGTTATTGAACGCACGGGAGAACGGGTTCACATGCGCCCTAAACGGGATCTCTGGTATCAGGATCTTATCACCGATGAAAAGTACTCTCGCGGGGCCAAGGTTGAACGTGTACGCGATGCAAATGATCCTTTATTTATGCTTTACACCTCATCTAAAACAAAGACAGCCAAGGCTGTTGTCCACAGTACCGCCGGATTTCTTATGTGGGCACAGTTTACAACCGAACTGTTATTTGACATGGATGATCGCGATATCTTCTGGTGTACCGCCGATCTGGCCTGGATAACCGGGCATACCTACGGGATTTATGGCCCCTTATCTCTGGGCAACACAGTGTTTATCTACGAAGGAAGTATCAGCTACGAAAATACCTCCCTATTTTTTGATTTTCTCGATCGTTTTCATATCACCAGAATGTTCAGCAACCCGGCACTATTACGCAGTGTTATGCGCGCCAAAAACAGCCGCCGCTATGAAGCCAAAGCAACGAATTCTCTGCGCCTTATCGGCTGCGGTGGTGGTGAGATCAAGGAAGATCTCTACCACTGGGTTTTGCACGCTCTACCGAAGCAAGGTGAGATTCCATTGGTCAATATCTGGGGACAAACTGAGTCCGGTGGTAGTTTGATGGCCAATGTCCCAGGGACAATGGAGAGCAAACAAAACACCCGCCTACGCCCCTTACCCGGGGTCAAATGCAGCCTGGTGACAAAACAAGGGAAAACCATATCGGACCATGACGAACCGGGCTTTATGGTTCTCACGCATCCGCTGCCATCACTTTGTACCGACTTATATGGAGACACGAAAGCTTATCAGTCGATCTACTGGGATAAATTTAAAGGAAAGAACTACTATTCCACCGGCGATGAAGCCATCAGGAATAAAGACGGCAGTTACATTCTGACCGGACGTTCAGACATTGCTCTCAGCGCCGGAGCAGGTAACCGTAAAATCAATGAAGTGGAAGCCGTCATTCTCTCCCATGAACGGGTCAGGGAGTGTGCCGTGGTTTTCATTGATCACCCCACTTATGGCTATATGCTCCTCGCCTTCTGTGTTTTAAAATCTTACAAAGATGAAAGTTATAATGATGAATCACTTCAGTCCATCAAGGAGCATATCATTGAGGAAAGTGGTGAAATAGCCCTTCCGGATGCAATAAGACTGACAAAATTTCTCCCCAAAACTCCGGATAATGAAATCAATCGCCCGCTCCTTAAAGAGATTTCGCTGCAGATGGAGGGATTGTAG
- a CDS encoding twin-arginine translocase TatA/TatE family subunit, whose protein sequence is MILGLGPWELILLGVLFSAVFGLKRLPDAARELGRLHGLSQRIKRKFPWVSRFF, encoded by the coding sequence ATGATCCTTGGTCTTGGTCCCTGGGAATTAATTCTGCTGGGTGTTCTGTTCAGTGCTGTGTTCGGATTAAAGCGATTGCCGGATGCGGCTCGTGAACTGGGACGGTTGCATGGCTTAAGTCAGCGGATAAAGCGAAAATTCCCTTGGGTTTCGCGATTCTTTTAA
- the selD gene encoding selenide, water dikinase SelD gives MGPETLTQVLSQLPQINHPDLISQEIPFADAAIFRLNDSEALVQSVDFFTPVVDDPYIYGQIAAANALSDLFAVGARPLTALNIVSFPVGCLDADILVKILQGGAERVHAAGAVVAGGHSIEDDEPKYGLCVTGLVDPRKMVTTCGCQIGDQLYLTKPLGTGLLTTALRGEILTEDEIAEAIAGMAKLNKDAADAMLKVGVSACTDITGFGLIGHASEMAEASGVRLKIFINDLPAYPQALEMAEMGLVPAGSHRNRDFYSHCLDGHENCDPLRIDLLSDAQTSGGLLISVGKEKVDAFEQQLTTVGLPVHRVGEVVSGAGGRLLLEG, from the coding sequence ATAGGTCCAGAGACCCTGACTCAGGTGCTGAGTCAGCTGCCACAAATTAATCATCCTGATCTGATATCTCAGGAAATCCCTTTTGCTGACGCCGCCATTTTTCGTCTCAATGATTCCGAGGCGTTGGTTCAGTCTGTTGATTTCTTCACCCCGGTTGTGGATGATCCCTATATTTACGGCCAAATTGCCGCAGCCAATGCTCTTTCAGACTTGTTTGCTGTCGGAGCAAGGCCTCTGACCGCGTTGAATATTGTCTCCTTTCCGGTCGGTTGTCTGGATGCTGATATTCTGGTCAAAATCCTTCAGGGTGGAGCGGAACGGGTTCATGCTGCCGGTGCGGTCGTTGCTGGTGGTCACTCGATCGAGGACGACGAGCCGAAGTATGGTCTCTGCGTGACCGGTCTGGTTGACCCGCGCAAGATGGTCACGACCTGTGGCTGTCAGATCGGAGATCAGCTTTATTTAACCAAGCCTTTGGGGACCGGGTTGTTGACCACTGCGTTAAGGGGCGAAATTCTGACTGAAGACGAGATTGCAGAGGCGATTGCCGGCATGGCGAAATTGAATAAAGATGCCGCTGACGCCATGTTGAAGGTCGGCGTTTCCGCCTGCACCGATATTACCGGATTTGGACTGATCGGGCATGCTTCCGAAATGGCTGAGGCCAGTGGGGTCCGGCTCAAAATTTTTATCAATGATCTTCCCGCTTATCCACAGGCTCTGGAAATGGCGGAAATGGGTTTGGTGCCGGCAGGTTCTCACCGAAATCGGGATTTTTATTCTCACTGTCTGGATGGCCATGAAAACTGCGACCCTTTGCGAATCGATTTGCTCAGCGATGCGCAAACTTCAGGGGGCTTGCTCATTTCTGTCGGCAAAGAAAAAGTTGATGCGTTTGAACAACAACTGACAACTGTTGGCCTTCCCGTTCATCGGGTCGGAGAAGTTGTCTCCGGAGCCGGTGGTCGTCTGCTGCTGGAGGGGTAA
- the selB gene encoding selenocysteine-specific translation elongation factor — protein sequence MAAEEHFIIGTAGHVDHGKSALIRALTGIETDRLGEEKERGISIELGFAPLDLGDGQIAGVVDVPGHEKFIPQMLSGIAGIDLVLLVIDANEGVMPQTHEHLQIMQLLQLKKGILVLSKCDLVEPDWLDIVEEEIREQVAGTFLAQAPCCRVSAITGEGLSSLMDVIREQLSQVPARDSDGAVRLPVDRCFSISGFGTVVTGTLNSGQIRTGDTLEILPAAILARVREAQVHDQTAQTVFAGQRVALNLSGVNRDQIPRGSVVGTPGLFRASQRIDVRVQLLEEAPRPIKFRDPVHFHLGTGRSVGQIVLLDREELLPGEEALVQITLDHPLLVHRGDRFIIRSYSPMVTIGGGMVIDSEPQKHKRFRHEVTQRLHDLASGDLGFWLQKLDELEVARLKDLEKQTGTGRQQLLQGLEKLQDAGQVELLAEQWVIADRVRSWKQELPRFVAEYQQQHHLRHGIPRATLQAQLSKKLAPKGFEVLLQWALAEELIVLNRDLVATPDWQPQPTSAEVGILRKIEEHFRVSGFQVKNNKEVLLHLGLDDLDSEIYFSYLVLEGSLVRLNQDSSLHAESYRQAEKLLVDSFKQQETLTLAEFRDKLGSGRKLTQALLELFDSQKYTRRTGENRVAWQLPQPV from the coding sequence GTGGCTGCTGAAGAACATTTTATTATTGGTACCGCCGGACATGTTGATCATGGAAAGTCTGCTTTAATTCGCGCTTTAACCGGAATTGAAACGGACCGTCTGGGCGAGGAGAAAGAACGTGGTATTTCCATTGAGTTGGGTTTTGCTCCTTTAGATCTTGGTGATGGTCAGATTGCCGGAGTGGTTGATGTGCCGGGGCATGAAAAATTCATTCCCCAGATGCTCAGTGGTATTGCCGGGATCGATCTTGTGCTTCTGGTCATTGATGCCAATGAAGGGGTGATGCCACAGACTCACGAACATTTGCAGATTATGCAACTGCTACAGCTGAAGAAGGGGATTCTGGTCCTTTCCAAGTGTGATCTGGTTGAACCTGACTGGCTTGATATTGTTGAAGAGGAAATTCGCGAGCAGGTTGCCGGAACTTTTCTGGCACAGGCTCCCTGCTGTCGGGTTTCCGCGATAACGGGAGAAGGTTTATCTTCACTGATGGATGTTATCCGTGAACAACTGAGCCAGGTTCCTGCCCGTGATTCTGATGGTGCCGTGCGTTTGCCGGTTGATCGTTGCTTCAGCATCAGCGGTTTCGGCACCGTGGTGACCGGAACTCTGAACAGTGGCCAGATCCGAACCGGAGATACTTTGGAAATCCTCCCTGCTGCCATTCTTGCGCGTGTTCGCGAGGCCCAGGTTCATGATCAGACGGCTCAAACCGTTTTTGCCGGACAGCGGGTGGCACTCAATCTGTCCGGGGTCAATCGTGACCAGATCCCACGCGGTTCGGTTGTCGGAACGCCGGGTTTATTTCGGGCAAGTCAGAGGATTGATGTCCGGGTGCAGCTTCTTGAGGAGGCTCCGCGACCGATCAAATTTCGTGATCCGGTCCACTTTCATTTAGGGACGGGACGAAGTGTTGGCCAGATTGTTCTGCTTGACCGGGAAGAATTGCTTCCGGGAGAGGAGGCTCTGGTACAGATCACCCTTGATCATCCCTTGCTGGTTCATCGTGGCGACCGTTTTATTATCCGCTCTTACTCACCTATGGTCACTATTGGCGGGGGTATGGTGATCGATTCCGAACCCCAGAAGCACAAACGTTTTCGTCATGAAGTTACCCAGAGGTTGCATGATCTTGCTTCCGGCGATCTGGGTTTCTGGCTGCAAAAACTTGATGAATTGGAGGTAGCGCGCCTCAAGGATCTGGAAAAGCAGACGGGAACCGGACGGCAGCAACTTTTACAGGGCCTGGAAAAACTGCAGGACGCCGGTCAGGTTGAATTGTTGGCTGAACAATGGGTGATTGCCGACAGGGTGAGAAGCTGGAAACAGGAACTTCCAAGGTTTGTCGCTGAATATCAGCAACAACACCATTTGAGGCACGGCATACCGAGAGCCACACTGCAGGCACAGCTGTCTAAAAAACTGGCGCCCAAGGGGTTTGAGGTTTTGCTGCAATGGGCCCTTGCTGAGGAATTGATTGTTCTTAATCGCGATCTGGTGGCCACTCCGGACTGGCAGCCACAACCCACATCCGCAGAAGTCGGCATCCTCAGGAAAATAGAAGAACATTTCCGTGTCAGTGGATTCCAGGTGAAAAACAACAAGGAAGTTCTGCTGCATCTGGGCCTGGATGATCTGGACAGCGAGATTTATTTTTCCTATCTTGTTCTTGAGGGGTCGCTGGTTCGTTTGAATCAGGATAGTTCACTCCATGCTGAGAGCTATCGGCAGGCTGAAAAGCTTCTGGTCGATAGTTTCAAACAACAGGAGACGCTGACCCTCGCCGAATTCAGAGACAAATTGGGAAGTGGTCGTAAGTTGACCCAGGCTTTACTGGAGCTTTTTGATAGCCAGAAATATACCCGCAGGACGGGAGAAAACAGAGTGGCGTGGCAATTGCCACAGCCGGTGTGA
- the selA gene encoding L-seryl-tRNA(Sec) selenium transferase codes for MSGRQDLLRTIPAIDRVLREKSMLALAQQLPQEILSHAVQKLIASLRQEILTTEENISPERLLPTAIATVAAAHCREFLQPSLRKVINATGTLLHTNLGRAPLSPQSLRAINDVAAGYSNLEFELDSGCRGQRFSHVERLLKQLTGAEAAFVVNNNSGAVLLALTALGKGREAVVSRGELVEIGGAFRIPEVMEAGGVILREVGSSNRTHLRDYQQAISENTAILLKVHTSNYRIVGFTKEVPARELLPVAREHDLILMEDLGSGLLLDLSGYGLEREPTVPEVVKAGVDVITFSGDKLLGGPQAGLIVGRADLIKKIRKHPLARALRIDKLTLAALESTLRLYLQPEQALQELPVLQMFSADPELQKQRCQHLYEQLSAEALDAEIALVEDISRVGGGAMPLTELSDWAVEINPLVKRTADLAKQLRTFSPAVVTRVQNDRLLVNLRAVFATEEALLTQILISVLKKED; via the coding sequence ATGAGCGGGCGACAGGATTTGCTGCGGACCATTCCAGCGATCGATCGAGTTTTACGTGAGAAGTCAATGCTGGCTTTGGCTCAACAGTTGCCACAAGAGATTTTGTCACACGCCGTCCAGAAATTGATAGCGTCTTTGCGTCAGGAAATTCTCACGACAGAGGAAAATATTTCCCCTGAACGCCTTCTTCCGACAGCCATAGCGACCGTTGCTGCTGCTCACTGTCGGGAATTTCTGCAACCGTCACTGCGTAAAGTGATCAACGCAACTGGAACTCTTTTGCACACCAATCTGGGCCGTGCTCCTCTGTCTCCGCAATCTTTACGTGCCATTAATGACGTTGCCGCAGGGTACTCCAATCTTGAATTTGAGCTGGATAGCGGCTGTCGGGGACAGCGCTTCTCCCATGTCGAAAGGTTATTAAAACAACTGACAGGGGCTGAAGCGGCGTTTGTTGTTAATAATAACTCGGGAGCGGTTTTGCTGGCATTGACCGCTCTGGGAAAAGGGCGCGAAGCTGTTGTTTCCCGAGGAGAGTTGGTTGAAATTGGCGGAGCATTCCGGATTCCCGAGGTGATGGAAGCCGGAGGAGTGATTTTGCGGGAAGTCGGCTCGTCAAACCGGACTCATTTACGTGATTATCAGCAGGCAATTTCTGAAAATACGGCCATTCTGTTGAAAGTTCACACCAGTAATTATCGCATTGTCGGGTTCACCAAAGAGGTCCCGGCCCGTGAACTATTGCCTGTGGCGCGTGAACATGATCTGATTTTGATGGAAGATCTGGGCAGTGGATTACTGCTGGATCTGAGTGGTTATGGTTTGGAACGAGAACCGACGGTTCCCGAGGTGGTCAAGGCCGGAGTTGATGTTATTACTTTCAGTGGTGACAAATTGCTCGGTGGCCCCCAGGCAGGGTTAATTGTCGGACGTGCCGACCTGATCAAGAAAATTCGCAAACATCCTCTGGCCCGGGCATTGAGAATTGATAAGCTGACTCTTGCGGCACTTGAGTCCACGTTACGTCTTTATCTGCAACCGGAACAAGCGTTACAGGAATTACCCGTATTGCAGATGTTTTCAGCTGACCCTGAATTGCAGAAGCAACGTTGTCAACATTTGTACGAGCAACTGAGTGCTGAAGCCCTGGATGCGGAAATCGCACTGGTTGAAGACATCTCCCGGGTTGGGGGTGGTGCCATGCCGCTTACAGAGCTGTCGGACTGGGCTGTTGAAATCAACCCCTTGGTCAAACGGACTGCTGATCTGGCGAAGCAATTGCGCACTTTTTCCCCGGCCGTTGTCACCAGGGTGCAGAATGATCGCCTTCTGGTTAATTTACGGGCTGTTTTCGCAACAGAAGAAGCCTTATTGACCCAGATCTTAATCTCCGTGCTGAAAAAAGAGGATTAA
- a CDS encoding ELM1/GtrOC1 family putative glycosyltransferase: protein MRILVLYDGKAGHLSQSLGAAQLIRSRLNSPVTIEQQVAKIRLKFLNRFIRKLALIPSSMLQRLVIHSYRWKIPEQKPDLIISFGGNVIALNVALAKLWKCNNVVIGNLYSINLKHIDAHITVFGDTAEAKAIASRVALCKIDPQVCAEKGNELRKQLPYSEYWAMLVGGNGAGYQYQASDWHRLGSSMNFLSKRFGIKWILTTSRRSGLEAEQILQQYLEPSVCAKSYLASQPESGSLEAILGSCDKLFCTEDSLSMLTESVSVEKPVTTLLPKQTIPKRVHSNTVKYMASTGLIKRVNIENLNEFMPQSYQPEKSYSEHLEDIYTQLISLLSQLDKECTDSVSINPGQPLLSIKGS from the coding sequence ATGCGAATACTTGTTCTCTATGATGGAAAAGCCGGGCATTTGAGTCAATCTTTAGGGGCAGCCCAGTTGATACGCTCGCGCCTGAACTCCCCGGTTACAATTGAGCAGCAAGTTGCCAAAATACGTCTAAAATTTCTGAATCGGTTCATTCGAAAACTGGCGCTGATTCCTTCTTCCATGTTGCAACGGCTGGTCATACACAGCTACCGGTGGAAAATTCCCGAGCAAAAACCAGATCTGATTATATCATTTGGCGGAAATGTCATCGCTCTCAATGTTGCTTTGGCAAAGTTATGGAAGTGCAATAATGTTGTGATAGGGAATTTATATTCCATCAACCTGAAGCACATTGATGCCCATATTACTGTTTTTGGTGATACAGCAGAAGCAAAAGCCATTGCCAGCCGCGTTGCACTGTGTAAAATCGACCCACAGGTTTGTGCTGAAAAAGGGAATGAATTGAGAAAGCAACTGCCCTATTCAGAATATTGGGCCATGTTGGTCGGTGGTAATGGAGCAGGATACCAATATCAAGCGTCAGATTGGCACCGTTTAGGCTCTTCGATGAATTTTTTAAGCAAGCGCTTTGGAATCAAATGGATACTGACAACATCACGGCGTAGCGGGCTGGAAGCTGAACAAATTCTGCAGCAGTATCTTGAACCATCAGTCTGTGCAAAAAGCTATTTGGCTTCACAGCCGGAAAGTGGTTCTTTAGAAGCGATCCTTGGTTCATGCGACAAACTTTTTTGTACTGAAGACAGCCTTTCCATGCTGACAGAATCTGTCTCTGTCGAAAAACCTGTCACAACGCTGCTCCCAAAACAAACCATCCCCAAAAGAGTTCACAGCAACACGGTTAAATATATGGCCTCTACGGGTCTGATTAAGAGGGTAAACATAGAGAACCTGAATGAATTCATGCCGCAATCGTACCAGCCGGAGAAATCTTATTCAGAACATCTGGAAGACATTTACACCCAATTGATCTCATTGCTTTCACAGCTAGATAAAGAATGCACCGATTCAGTATCTATCAATCCCGGACAGCCACTATTGTCAATCAAGGGAAGTTAG
- a CDS encoding methyltransferase domain-containing protein, with amino-acid sequence MTHLRKGRRKYYDFFSHIYDAFIRMHSRQDEDDTRKFLVDAAHLEDQPAPRILDLCCGTGSVVLAFESCYPESVAIGYDFSHGMLGKAQEKNVTGRVIFVEGDAALLPFADDSFDVVTCSHALYELKGETRQKALREMKRVIRPDGYVLLMEHEIPQRPVVKLLFYIRLLSMGSKDAREFVKGGAESLKQIFARVTLNHSQTGKSKLMSCQK; translated from the coding sequence ATGACCCATTTAAGGAAAGGGCGGCGTAAGTACTACGATTTTTTCTCACACATTTATGATGCCTTCATCCGGATGCACTCCAGACAGGACGAAGACGACACACGAAAGTTTCTAGTCGATGCCGCCCACTTGGAGGATCAACCTGCACCCCGTATTCTGGATCTTTGCTGCGGAACGGGATCGGTGGTTTTGGCTTTTGAGTCGTGTTATCCGGAATCCGTGGCTATTGGCTACGATTTTTCCCATGGCATGCTGGGCAAAGCTCAAGAGAAAAACGTGACTGGCCGGGTCATTTTTGTCGAGGGGGATGCGGCGCTGCTTCCTTTTGCAGATGACAGTTTCGATGTGGTGACATGTTCCCATGCCCTTTATGAACTGAAGGGAGAAACTCGTCAAAAAGCTCTGCGCGAAATGAAACGGGTGATCCGCCCCGATGGTTACGTCCTGCTTATGGAGCACGAAATTCCCCAGCGTCCAGTCGTTAAACTCCTTTTTTACATCAGACTGCTTTCCATGGGTTCAAAAGATGCTCGTGAATTTGTGAAAGGGGGAGCGGAATCGTTAAAACAGATCTTTGCCCGTGTTACGTTAAATCATTCTCAAACTGGAAAGAGTAAACTGATGAGTTGCCAAAAGTGA
- a CDS encoding anthranilate synthase component I family protein, translated as MAILSHSINLPHFDPLALYFHCYPNGPGFLESLNPLPKTGRYSIVPLRGQEHYSLKNGRLFCSDATNTRWLPGEPLATLGDILRKRAVPTPTGTPFPGGFFGYFGYDLANQIEDLPQKALRDLSIPDLQLYWVDITAVYDHQTQQLTLATLDPAVDLKAYEKQIKRSQQPLSPQPLNITQKPEPIMSRERFISMVERGKDYIAAGDIYQVNLSCRFDGEIEGPSSELYRRLRKINPSPFSCLLNFPDGDIISSSPERLVSVQNGLAETRPIAGTRPRGPLQPDDQRVGEELLRHPKERAEHIMLLDLERNDLGKVCQAGSVVVDELMVLEQYSHVTHIVSNVCGKLNHCCGPFDLLKATFPGGTITGVPKKRCMEIIDELEPVGRGSYTGSAGYISACGNMDLNILIRSFQRIGNTLTYQTGAGIVADSIPEQEWQECLHKGEAMRTLFQDFKN; from the coding sequence ATGGCTATTTTGTCCCACAGCATCAATCTGCCTCACTTCGACCCTCTGGCTCTCTATTTCCATTGTTACCCCAATGGTCCCGGTTTTCTTGAATCACTCAACCCACTCCCCAAAACAGGTCGTTATTCTATCGTGCCGCTACGTGGTCAAGAGCATTACTCTCTCAAAAACGGCCGTCTTTTCTGTAGCGATGCAACAAACACGCGGTGGCTCCCCGGAGAACCACTGGCAACGCTTGGCGATATTCTCAGAAAAAGAGCGGTTCCAACACCGACTGGAACCCCCTTTCCTGGCGGTTTTTTTGGTTATTTCGGGTACGATCTGGCAAATCAGATTGAAGACTTGCCGCAAAAAGCACTCCGAGATTTATCGATACCGGATCTACAGCTGTATTGGGTGGATATCACTGCGGTCTACGACCACCAGACGCAACAATTAACGTTGGCAACTCTCGATCCGGCGGTTGATCTAAAAGCATATGAAAAGCAGATAAAAAGGTCCCAGCAACCTCTTTCGCCGCAGCCCCTGAACATCACGCAAAAACCGGAACCCATCATGTCCCGTGAACGGTTCATCTCCATGGTTGAACGGGGCAAAGACTATATCGCTGCCGGAGATATCTATCAGGTCAACCTCTCTTGCCGTTTTGACGGGGAAATAGAAGGACCATCCAGCGAACTTTATCGCCGCCTCCGTAAGATCAATCCTTCCCCGTTTTCCTGCTTGTTAAATTTCCCGGATGGAGACATTATTTCCAGTTCACCGGAACGTCTCGTTTCTGTGCAAAACGGATTGGCGGAAACCCGACCGATTGCCGGAACCCGACCCCGCGGCCCCTTACAGCCAGATGATCAACGCGTAGGGGAAGAACTTCTCCGTCATCCCAAAGAACGTGCAGAGCATATTATGCTGCTGGATCTGGAAAGAAATGATCTTGGCAAAGTCTGTCAGGCGGGCAGTGTGGTGGTCGATGAGCTGATGGTACTGGAACAGTATTCCCACGTGACCCATATTGTTTCCAATGTCTGCGGAAAATTAAATCATTGTTGCGGCCCTTTTGACCTGCTCAAAGCGACGTTTCCAGGCGGCACAATTACCGGGGTCCCGAAAAAAAGGTGTATGGAAATCATTGATGAGCTTGAACCCGTCGGTCGAGGCAGCTACACTGGAAGCGCCGGTTACATCAGCGCCTGCGGCAATATGGATCTGAATATCCTGATTCGTAGTTTTCAGCGCATCGGCAACACCCTCACCTATCAGACCGGAGCCGGTATTGTTGCCGACTCAATTCCGGAGCAGGAATGGCAAGAATGTCTCCACAAGGGGGAAGCAATGCGGACACTCTTTCAAGATTTTAAAAACTAG